DNA sequence from the Rhizobium sp. ARZ01 genome:
GATCTGCCGCAGCTCGAGAAAGCGGCCGCCGCGGCCCTCGCCGTTCGAGTTCTCTAGCACCCGCGAATTCCTTTATGTGATGATGGTTGGTCCGCGGTCGAAAGCACCGCCGCCGGGGGGCGGCGAGCCGACCCCCGGGGCAAGCATTCACGACCGGCTTTAGAACAGGCGTTCCTTGTAGGTCGCCTTGTCGGCCAGAACCATGCCATTGCCGATGATCAGCAGGCCTTCGCCGGCACCCTTCTTGACGGAAACCTTGTTGTAGCCTTCGACGCCGAGGTCCATGCCGTCGGTGACCTCCTGCTTGTTGACGAGCAGTTTGGCAACCGCATTCATCGCCATGCCGGCGTTCTTCGGGTCCCAGAAGCCGATCGCGGTGATGGCGCCCGACTCGAGCAGGTCTGCGGACGGGTTCGGAAGGCCGGTACCGACCAGGCACACCTTGCCGGAAAGACCGGCTTCGTCGATCGCGCGGCCAACGCCAAGCACGTCGTTGCCAGCCGAGGTCTGGAAGCCCTTCAGGTCCGGATGCTTGCGCAGGATCTCCTTGGCCTTCTCGTAAGTGCCGTTGGCATCATCGAACGACTCATTGTTCGGGTCGACGAGTTGCATGTCGGGGTACTTCTTGGCGTTCTCTTCAGCGGCGCCGACCCACTGCAGGTGCGTGCGGCTGCCGAGCGAGCCGACAAAGGTCGTCCACTTACCGGTCTGGCCCATGCACTCGGCCAG
Encoded proteins:
- a CDS encoding substrate-binding domain-containing protein, which encodes MRVNSKKILAGSVMAAALLAGSVGTLMAQDKPVIATVVKISGIPWFDRMDTGVKAFAEANTDVDASQSGPATADAAQQLQIVQDLVAKGVNALAVVPMDPAVLEGTLKRAMERGTIVVTHEADNQINTHADVEAFDNSEYGAALNERLAECMGQTGKWTTFVGSLGSRTHLQWVGAAEENAKKYPDMQLVDPNNESFDDANGTYEKAKEILRKHPDLKGFQTSAGNDVLGVGRAIDEAGLSGKVCLVGTGLPNPSADLLESGAITAIGFWDPKNAGMAMNAVAKLLVNKQEVTDGMDLGVEGYNKVSVKKGAGEGLLIIGNGMVLADKATYKERLF